The sequence CGACGGAGCGGTTTTCATCCCGATCACGAACGGCAGCGTCACGGTCGTGGCGCCGAAAAATCTGCAAGGCATCACATTTAAACAAACGCAATTCGAACTTCCGTTCGAGAACATGTATTTCGAATAGATCGACAAATAAAGAGGGGAGCCGACCCCTTTTTATTTTTGCGGATGGAGGATAGCGATGAGCTTTTATAGGTTCAAAAGGGTTCTTCTTTCGATTCCGTTGTTCTTGGCGGCTTCGTTCTTCACGTTCATTCTCATCCACTTATCGCCCATGGACCCGGTCGAAGTCGTATTGCATGCGCAAGGCGTGCCGAAGATTACGGCAGAGTTGATCGCCCAAACCAAGGCGGAGCTCGGCATGGACCGCCCTTTCTTCGTTCGATACGTCAGCTGGTTCGTCTCCTGCCTGCAGCTTGATTTCGGAAATTCTTATGTGACGGGAAAGCCGGTGTGGTCGTTGTTGGGGCCGGCACTTCTGAACACGTTGAAGCTGACGCTCGTTTCGCTCGTTGCGATCATTGCGTTGTCCATCGGACTTGGGGTTGCCAGCGCTTGGAGGGAAGGGAGATTCGTCGACCGGTCGGTGAGAAGCGCGTCTTTCGTTCTAACCTCGATGCCGACGTACTGGTTAGGAGCGCTAATGATTTGGTTTTTCTCCGTAAAGCTTGATTTGCTGCCGACCAGCGGGATGGACTCGTTCAATAGCTACCTGTTGCCGGTCGTCTTGATCACGGTCAACTATGCAGGCATTTACTTCAGGATCGTTCGTAGTTCCGTGCTGAGCAATATGAACGAAGATTATGTCTTATACTGCAGGGCATGCGGGTTGCCGGAGAAAACCGTCATGATGCATGTCATAAGGAATTCGCTGCAAGTAGCCGTTTCGGTTTTTTGCATGGCGGTCCCGATCATTCTCGGAAGTACGGTCGTAGTCGAAAACCTGTTTGCGTGGCCGGGGCTAGGAACGCTTAGCGTGAACTCGATCCTCGCCAGGGATTTTCCGATCATCCAAGCGTATGTTCTCGTCTTGGCGGCAGCCTTCGTCCTGTTCAACACGGTTTCCGACATTTTGAACGCGGCTCTCGATCCTAAATTAAGGAATGATCTGTAGATGGCACTCTTAAGAAACGTACTAAGAGATCGTCTAGCTTCGATGTCTTTCAGTGTACTTGGCGCGGTTATGATCCTAGGGATTTTAGCTCCGGTTTTCGCGCCGCACGATCCCTACGAAGTGCATATGGAGCTTCGCTACGCATCGGCTTCATGGGAGTATTGGCTAGGGAACGACCACTTGGGGCGGTGCATCTTATCCCGGATGATCTACGGTATTCGCCCCAGCGTGTTATGGGTATTCGCTGCGCTTGTCTTGTCCGTCGGGCTTGGAGCCGCCCTGGGTTTTCTTGCGGGATATTTCAAAGGAACGACGGATGCCGTTTTGATGCGAATTTGTGATGTAATGCTTTCGTTCCCCGGCTATGTTATGACCCTGGCCCTTATCGGCATATTGGGCGTAGGCCTCGAGAATATTTTAATTGCGTTTCTAATACTCAAATGGGCTTGGTTTACACGGATTATCCGCACTTCCGTCATGCAGCATGCCGAAGCGAACTACGTTACATTCGCTAAAATCGCTGGGGTTAGCGATGCCAAAATTATGTTGAGGCATCTTGTTCCGGTGACGCTTCCCGATATCGCGGTCATCGCTAGCAGTTCTTTCGGTACGATGGTACTTCAAATTTCGGGGTTCTCTTTCCTAGGTTTAGGTATCCAAGCTCCGAATGCGGAGTGGGGGATGATGTTAAACGAGGCCAGAGCGGTTATGTTCTCAAAGCCTGAATTTATGTTTGTGCCCGGATTCGCGATCATCGTTGTCGTATGCTTCACCAACTTCTTGTCCGATGCGCTTCAAGTTGCGTTAGATCCCAAGTTAATGGCTGCGAAACGGAAACCTCGAGGATGGTTTTCAGTTCAAGTCGGGAAGTTGGAAAGAAGAGAGGGGGCATAGGTTACATTGAATATTTTGGAAATCGAGAATCTTACGGTTTGGGAACGAAGCACCGGGAAGGTGATCATTCCGGGGAATTCATTTGCAGTAAAACAAGGAAGCTGTTTAGCGATCGTCGGGGAAAGCGGGAGCGGGAAGTCCGCAACCTGCAGGGCGATCATGAGATTGAACAAACCGGGACTCGTTCAGGCGGGGGACATCTACTTCAAAGGAGAGAACCTCGCCGCGCTCCCGGAGAAAGAAATGAGGAAGAAGAGGGGGAAACGGCTTTGCATGATTTTACAACATGGAATGCGCGCTTTCGACCCTTCATGCGTCGTAGGCGTCCATCTCAAGGAAACGCTCGCCGAACATTTCGACTGGAGCCGCAGCGACATCGTGGAAAACATGAAGCATGCGATGGAAACCGTCATGCTGAAACATCCGCTGGACATCATGAATTCTTATCCGCATCAACTGTCGGGAGGCATGCTTCAACGGGTCATGATCGCACTGGCCATCGTCCTGGAGCCTGACGTCGTCATCGCCGACGAACCGACGACGGCCCTCGATACGGTGTCTCAGTTCGAAGTCGTGGAACAGTTTATCCGGTTACGGGAACGGCTCGGGAACGCGATGATATTCATTTCGCACGATCTAGGCGTCGTTCGAAAGCTCGCCGACGAAGTGTTGGTAATGAAGGGCGGAAGCATCGTCGAGCAGGGGACGAGCGAGGCAATCTTCAGGAACGCAAGACATGAGTACACTCGCTACTTAGTGTCTACAAAGCTGGCGTTGCAGCAACATTTTCAGCGACTTATGGGGGTGTAGACGGTGCTGAGCGTTGATCGCGTCAGTAAATGGTATCGCGTAGGCGGGCTGTTTTCGCAAGAACGAAAGCAGGTGCTTCACGATATCTGTTTCGAGTGGAAGCCTGGGGAATGTTTAGCCGTCATCGGAGAGAGCGGAAGCGGGAAGTCCACGTTAGGTCGGTTGCTCTTGGGGATTGAGAAGCCGGATCGAGGAACGGTTCGATTCAATGGGAAAAGCGTAAGCGATCGGAAGACGAGAATCGGGAACGTCAGCGCCGTATTTCAAGACTACACTTCTTCCATGAATCCATATTACACCGTTGAGAAAGCGCTCCTCGAGCCATTGTCGATGCAACGGCGGGAACGATCGGACATGCAACGTAAAATCGATTCCCTTCTGTGCCAAGTCGGGTTAAACCCTTCCTACCGGGACAAGTATCCGCATGAGCTGTCGGGAGGGGAGGCGCAGCGGGTGTGCATTGCGAGAGCCGTTGCCGCCGAACCGAGTTGCATCGTATTCGATGAAGCCGTCAGCTCGCTGGATGGATCCGTACAAATTCAAGTGTTAGAACTGCTAAACGATTTAAAGAATAGCTTTGGGATGGGGTTTATCTTTATCACTCACGATATCGAGGCGGCTGCTTACTTATGCGACCGAGCGATGTTCCTTCGCAGCGGACGCGTGGAAGAGATCGTTAGCGTGAAAGAGCTGAAGAATGTCCAATCCTCGTATGCAAAAAAACTGTTGCAGATGATGATTACGTAACGATGACGGAAGGAGCCTCAAGGGTGAAAGGAGCACTATCTTGGCCTTTTTTGCGGTTATACGTATTGACCCTCTTGTACTTCAGCGCGAATGCGATTCTGAACGTTATGATCCCGTTAAAGGGCGAGTCTCTGGGCGCTAACAATACAGCGATCGGCGTTATTATGGGCGCGTATTTGTTCACAACGATGTTTTTTCGGCCGTCGGCAGGGCGCTGGATCCAAAAGTACGGACCGATGAAAGTACTGCGTACGATATTGCTAATTAACGCCTTCGCCTTAATGTTATACAGCTTTACCGGATTAGAGGGGTACTTCGCGGCTCGAGTTCTCCAAGGAATTTGCACGGCTTTTTTCTCGATGGCGCTGCAGTTGGGCATTATCGACGCTTTACCGGACAAAGATCGATCTCAAGGGATCTCCATGTATTCTTTATGTTCTTACTTGCCTGGAATATTCGGTCCGTTGTTGGCGCTAGGCATGTGGCAAAATGGGGGCCCATATGGATTTTCTCTTGCGATGGTTGCGATCGCTGTCGGAACCGGCGTAGTCGGGTTCACCGCGAAAATGGACGGGAACAAGTCGGAAGCGAGAGCGGTTCCGGCGGGGCAGGTACCAATGTCGGTGGCGAAGTCTTTCGGCGAATTGTTCAAAAACCCGCACTTGTTCCGATGCAGCGTCCTGATGTTGACGGCCTCCGTCGTATTCGGCGCGGTGACGACCTTCGTTCCTTTGTACGCGGAGCAGGTGAAGCACGGAAGCGCAGGCGTCTATCTAATGATTCAAGCGGGAGTCATTGTTTTGTCCCGTTTCTTCCTAAGGAAGAAGATCCCTTCCGACGGGAAGTGGCATTCCCGCTACGTCATGGGGGTGATGCTTCTACTGACCCTAGCGGCGCAAAGCGTAAGCTATTCGGCTGCGGCGGGCGTCGCCTTCTTCTATGCGGGGGCTACGCTCATGGGGGTTGCTCAAGCGCTTCTTTATCCGACGCTGACCACATATTTATCTTTTGTTTTGCCGCAGGCCAGCCGCAACGTCTTGATCGGGTTATTCATCGCTACGGCGGATTTGGGCGTTTCGATGGGGGCGATCCTTATGGGTCCGATTGCCGACCTCAGTTCGTATTCGTTTATGTACACTGTATGCGCCATTCTCGGCGTGTCGGTGATCGGGTTCGCCTACATGCGTAACGACATGTAGTTTTATGCAACTATTGACCCGATGAAACTCATGGAAACGACGTTGGTGTCGAACTCGGAAATTATGGAATATGTTATAAATCATCGGAGGGATTACCCTTGAGAGTCATCGTTACTTTGGCATGTACGGAATGTGGCGATCGGAATTACACGACGTCGAAGAACAAGAGGACGCACCCGGGGCGCTTGGAAATGAGAAAGTACAGTCCGCGTTTGAAAAAATATACGATCCATCGCGAAACGCGGTAAAAATCAAAAACTAGGAGCATTCGAATCCCGAATATGGACCGAATGCTCTTCTTTTATTAAGTAGTAATACGGGAGGTAGCGGTTATGACATCTCATCATCCGTTGTCCGGCGACGAGTTGACGATCAGCCGACATGCGGCTCGCCTCTGGCTTCGGAGGGAGGAGGAATTGCTTCCGTCGCTGCAGTATATAAGGAGCATTAACGTAATCACCGAGTTTTCTTGCGCTGGGGTAAGCCTTAAGGATGACCCGGAGGATCACTCTTTGTACGCCTATGTTTACAATCATCCATTCGAATGAAACGCGGCGATTTCTTGAGTACCCGATGGATCGAATGCGACACCGAATTCTTATAACATATGAACCCGAACGCAATCGGTACGACCTGTCTTCGTTTTTCATTGCGCACAACCGATCCTTCTGCTTCTTGCTTGCGCGATACGCTCGACAGTACGCGCTTGAATCAGCGGAATCAAGAATGACACGATTTACGCTCCACCTTATCCTACATATGGGTTATAATGGGGGCGTTGGTCACCATATACGAGGGCGGGATCGATAATGAATCTGGCAGGGATCGATAAAGATTGGGTCGTCGAGAAGATCGAATTCGCAAAGCTTCATGGGGAACGGGCGCGCAGCGCCGGGGCGAACGCCAGACTAGGCGTTCACGGCAAAGCCTGCGAAGTGAGTCTCGTTCGAATTACGATCGACGGTAAGACGGCGTATGGCGCCTCGCATATCACGAAAGAACAGGCGGAGAAGTGGAAAGGGAGGAACGTTCGCGGCTTCTTCGGCGAGAACGGGAACATCCTTGAGCCTTATCGAATCGGTCTCGAATATCCGCTATTGGATTGGTTAGGACGCAGGTGGAATCAACCGGTGTACGAGCTGGTCCAGGGAACAAGCAGTCCGTCCCCTGGCGGGTTTGCCGTTCCATGTTACGACACTTCTCTCTACTTCGACGATTTGCATCTTACCGACGACAAGGATGCGGTAAAGCTCATTCAAGAAGAAGCCAAACAAGGATACGCGAAGGGTCATCGTCATTTCAAAATCAAAGTCGGCCGCGGCGGGATGCATATGCCGCTGACGGAGGGGACGAGACGGGATATCGCGATCGTGGAGGGCGTCAGGGAAGTCGCCGGCCCGGACGGCAAACTGATGATCGACGCGAATAATGGGTACAATCTCAACCTGACAAAGCAAGTGCTGACCGCTTTATCGGGCGTCGGGTTGTATTGGATCGAAGAAATGTTCCACGAGGACAATGAATTGTACAAAGACTTAAAATTGTGGCTGAAGGAACGGGATCAGAAGGTGCTGATCGCGGATGGAGAAGGGTATGCCTCCCCGCGCTTGGTCGATTGGGCCACGCAAGGGTACGTAGATGTGCTGCAATACGACATTATCCATCCGGGCTTTACCCATTGGCTGGAGCTCGGCGCCAAGCTGGATGAACATGGTTTGTTTACGGCGCCTCATTGCTATGGGAACGCCTACGGCATTTATGCAACGGGGCATCTATCGGCCGCCATCAGAGGGTTTCAGTTCGTGGAATGGGATGACATTACGATCCATGGGATGGACGCCAGCGCGTATTCCGTGAAAGAGGGGAAGTTTTACGTTCCGCCGAAAGCGGGATTCGGACTAGAATTCGACGACGATCTGTTTACCTATCAAGTCTCCCAAGGCGGATGGATTGTTGAATAGTTGCACCGGAAGGAATAATAGCAGTCGACCGCCCCGGCATGACCGATGAAGGGCATTTGCGTGAGCATCTATTTGCAAAAGGGAAGTGGCATGATTCTTATCAATATTCCATGTAACAGCTTGCGATCATTTTTCGTAAGCTGTTATTTTTTTGTGGGATTGACATGGTATAAGTTGCTATATAGACTTTAAATGAGTCAGATGTAAATCAGTTAAGGGGGTTGATTATTATCAGAAGTCTGATTATTCGAATGATATGCATTTCTCTTGCCGTTAGCGTGGGGATTACCTGGCATCCCGGGTCTACCGCAGCAGCCGACGCCAGCGCTATGACACCTCCTCAAGTGCCGAATGCAGGGTTTGAATCTATCGTAGAGGAATTTAACATTCCCGGATGGACCCAAGTTTTTGGCGATGGAATTGAAGATGTACATTACGAGCTCTCGAATGAGGATCCCTATGAAGGAGGGGCATCGTTACTTCTCGATGATAACAATTCTTCCGCTGGATTGGGTTTTGAAAGCGATCCATTTCCGGTGTCGCCCGGCATGTTCTACTTGGTATCCTCGATGATGAAGGTGGAGCGGGGTTCGGTCGGAATGTATATTCAACTTTATAACGAAGCCGGCGATAAAGTTGCCGAGAAAGGGATGTGGACAGCCGCAGTCAGCGGGGAATGGGTAAAGAGCGAAATAAGCGGCCTTGTGCCCGACGACGCAGCGACAGCGAAAGTCCTCGTGTACTCGTCGGCTTCCGGAAGAGCGAGGGGCTATATTGATTCAATACATGTAGAGCTTAAGCCTTGGGTTGAGAATGCCGGATTCGAAGGAGCGCAAACAGGGGCATCGATCCCGGGTTGGTCCCAAGTGTTCGGCACGGGGGAGAAAGATGTATATTACGAGGTTTCTTCAAGCAGCTACTATGAAGGGACCAAGAGTCTGCTCTTGGACGACAACAACGCTGCGGTTGGGCTTGGTTTTGAAAGCGCTGCGATCAAAGTCATTCCTTCCGTGAACTACTCATTATCGGTAATGACGAAAGTAGATCGCGGGGCGCTTGGTATTTATGCGCGTTATTATAATTCCTCGGGCGTCAAAATCGGAGAAACGGGCAAGTTTGTGTCGAACAATGCATGGGAGAATCAGTTGATCGGCTTCACGCCGCCTGTCGGCACAGAAGCTGTAAGGATTCTCATTTATTCTTCCGCTTCGGGCAGAGCCCGCGGCTTTGCCGATGCCGTTCAAATCGTCCGAACGACGCCTTCGATCGGGAATGAAGGCTTTGAGTCGGATGCGGTTCGAATGATTCCTTCGGACTGGACGCAGACGTATGGAGCGGGGGAACAGAACGTGTCGTTCGAATTATCCCAAGCGAATCCGTACGAAGGAGCAAGGAGCTTGCTTCTGGACGATAACAGCGCCACCTCGCTCCTGGGCTTCGAGAGCGCTCATTTTCCAGTGGAACCGGGTGTAAGCTACTCCGTCTCCGCCATGCAGAAGGTAGAGAGGGGATCCTTGGCGCTTTATGCACGCTTCTTCGATGAAACCGGCGCTATGATTGCAGAATCGGGTAACTGGATGGTGCCAACAGACGGACATTGGGCAAAAAGCGCCGTATCTGCAGTAGTCCCCGCCGGAGCGGTGACGGCTAATGTCTTGATTTATTCCTCCTCCACCGGAAGGGCCAGGGGATATTCCGACGCCGTGCGCGTGGAACTGAATCCGATCGGTACGTTCGAGAACATCGGAGCTGTCGTGGAAGGAATGATTAACGAAGACGCTGCGATCGGGGTTGAGGATGAACTCGCCGTTATCTACACCTTGTTCAAAGGAAGGGGCGAGGTGCCGGCCACGTTCGCCGTGATCGACGCTCTGACGCGGGAGGTGCTCCGATCCTTCCCATTGCCCGACGTTGAAGCCGCTTGGGGGGTGAAAATCGCTACGGACGGAAGAGTCTATATCGGGACGCATTACGACGGGGGATTATACCGGTATACGCCCGGCACGAAAGACTTTGAGTATTTGGGGCGCTTCGGGAATGAGACGCATGTTTTTTCGTTAGCAGCGGGAGCGGACGGGAAGATGTATGCGGGGACGTACCCGGGGGGGCGCTTGTTTGAGTATGATCCCGTCGAAGGGGTGATCCGCGATCTAGGGCAGCCGGACCCTGAACAGAGGTATGTCCGCTCGTTGGCTTACGACGCGAGTCGGGACGTCTTATATGTTGGGGTTGGAGGGACGAAGAGCCGCGTATTCAAAAGGAGTTCGGACGGTTCGATGGAAGAGCTGCTTGCGGGACGAATTCCTGGAGGAGGGGATACGTATACTTGGCCGTACGGAATATCCTTCGCCGCGGATCGCTTGTTCGTGAAGTTCTCGAATGGGGATCTCCTTATCCTTCGCGCCGAGGACGATGCAGTAGAATATTACGATCCTCAAGGCATGGATATCCATTCCGAAAGGGCGATCGAGGTTCCCGATCAACCGGGCCGCGCATTATTTTCCTATAACACCGATTATTATGTATACGATTCCGGAACCGTTTCTTTCGAAAAGGTGACGGGAGTGGAGGGCGGAACGAATTTCTGGGACGGGAAGTTCGTTGAATTGGGCAGTCCCGATTGGCCGGGGCTTACGTTTGTAGCCGCCGGAAGACACGGAAATATTGAATACTACAACGCTGCAACCGGAATCGCTCATGCAAAGCCTGCTTCATATAGCGCGCCAACCTTGATTCAAAGCATTCATAACGGTCCTGATGGAAAAATTTACGTGGCCGGGTATATGTCCGGGTTCACGGCATATGACCCTATTGTCGGAAGCCTCTCCGAGACGAATACACTGGGTCAAGTCGAATCGTCGGCGATACGCGACGGACATATGCTGTTGGGTGCCTACGCCGGGTCCCGAATTCTAGACTTCGATCCGACGTTGCCTTGGTCGGAATCCAATCCGACCCAGCTATTTGATCTAAGGCCGTACGCACAGGACCGTCCGTTCGCGATGCAGTATGCGGAGGACCGGGATCAACTGTTCGTCGGGAATGTGCCGGTTCCAAGCTCGCTGCAAGGCGCATTGGCCGTCTACGATTTTCAGTCCGACGAGCTGGAAGTCATGGGGAATTTGATTCCCAATCAGAGCATCGTATCGCTGCTCTATAAAGACGGGCTGCTGTATGGAGGCACGACCATTTTCGGAGGGCTTGGAACGAGCGGTCCGGCGGAGCAGGAAGGAAAGCTTTTCATTTATGACCCGGAAATCCGGGAAGTCGTGTTTCAAACGGTTCCCGTCCAGGGGCGCAAAGGAGTGACAGGTTTAAACGTCGGACCCGACGGATTGATTTGGGGAGTGGCGGAAGACCATATTTTTACGTTCGACTCTGCCTCGAGAAAGATTGTGTCGAGCATCGCCAAGCTGCGCCGGTATAAAGAAGGCGGCACGGTCTGGACCTATGGATTTTTGCAGCCAGGACTGGATGGAAACATGTATGGTACATCCCGAGGTCAATTTTTTATGGTGAAGCCGGAAACGATGGAGTTCATGCTGCTGAACGGGAACTATGGAAACTATTTGCAGCGCGATGATTATGGGTCGTTTTATTTTTCCGACAATAGCTCGGATCTTTGGAAATATACGCCGCCTTACGGTGAAAATATGATGGAGTTGCTTACTGCGTTAAAATCCGCAAGAAACAAGCTCCAAGCGACAACGACAGGCGAACAGATCGGGCAGGTGCCGATCGCGCCGAAGCAGGCGTTGCAGAACGCCTGGGATGCAGCGAACAACGTAAAGAGCGCCTTATATGACGACCCGCAGGCTATTCGTTCAGCTACGGACGCATTGAACGCGGCAATGGTTCAGTTCGACTTGGCGATTGTCACATTACGGGACGTAGCGCTTCATGCGGATAATACGGAAACGATTCGCGGAGAGAGCGTCACGCTATCCGTGTACGGTATCACAAGTTTAGAGACGCCGGCGGATGTAACGTTTTCCGAGATCGAGTACAAAACCGTCGATCCCATGGTTGTCGATGTTGCGCCGGACGGGACGGTTACCGGCAGAGCGGCAGGTACGGCTGCAGTATGGGCCGAGGCGGTGAGCCAAGGCGTCAAGTATACGACCTCACCTATAGAAATCCAGGTCGTTGTTAGCGCAGAGTCGATTCGGGCATGGATCGATATTTACGAAGGCGACGGGCAATTGAAACATGCCTTGGCGCAACAGCTCCGGGCAAACCTAGAGCAAGCTCTTCATCATAAAGAGATGGGGAATATGGAACAGTCTTATAAACATTTGGACGATCTCGTAAAGCATCTGAACAATCCGGAGAAGAACTCCGCCGTTGAAGAGGTCGCTAAAGCCACGTTAGAAGAGGACGTGGCGGCGCTTAAAGCAATTTGGTCAGAATAAACTTGATGTATTAACGAGGAAGGAAGCCGAGTTTGACGGCTTCCTTCTCTTGATTTTGCCTATTCTAATGAAATGCAATCGAATAGAAAGTTTCGACTTTATGAATATACATATTTAAAAAGTGTGCGAAATATTATATTGTATAACCAAGGGGCGCACATGATAACTGAAATTGGAGGCGTTTACATGAACGGTTGGATACAGGCGGGTACGGTAGAAGAGCTCCGGGAGCAGGGGCCCAAGTTGATCAAGGGTGGGATCGTAGTATTCTATCATGAGGATGAAGTGCATGCGCTCGACAACCGGTGCCCTCACCTAGGTTTTCCGCTTCACATGGGAAGCTTATGCAATGGAATTGTGACGTGCCATTGGCATCATGCGCGGTTCGACGTATGCAGCGGCGGAACGCTCGACCCCTGGGCGGACGATGTTCCGGTTCACGACTCGACCGTTCTTGAAGGTTTGATCTGGGTGAATCCTAACTCCCGGAATGGCAATCAAGTAAAAATGTATAAAGACCGCCTGCAGAACGGTCTAGAGCAAAATATCGGGCTCGTCATAGCCAAGGCCATCGTCGGATTACTGGAGGCCGGCGTTCCGGAAACGGAAATCGCCGCCATCGGAATCGAATTCGGGGTTAAGCAGCGCAGACAAGGGTGGGGATCCGGATTGACGATTCTGACCGCGATGGCGAACATATTGCCCAAACTAGATAAACAAGGCCGTATCCTTGCGTTGTTTCAAGGATTGCTGCATACGGCGCGCGACTCGGCCGGAAGCGGAACGCGCTTCTTGCTCGATCCGCTCCCTGATACAAGCGTCTCCGAAGAACGGTTGGCGACATGGTACCGCGATTGCATAGAGGTTCGGGATACGCGCGGCGCCGAACGGGTGCTTCTAACAGCCATGCAGAAGGGTGCGGATGAGAAGCGATTATTCTCTATGATGAGCATGGCGGCGACGGACCATTTCTACATTAACGGGGGCCACGCGCTGGATTTCCATAATAAAGCGTTCGAAAGCTTAAAACACGTCGGGCAAGAGCAACGTAAATATGTCCTCGCCTCGCTCGTTCCGATGTTCGGAGACGCCTCGCGCAGTGAAGAGCTTCACAGCTGGCAGTCTCCGGTCGATTTGGTTCAGCCCTTGAAAGAAGCCTTCGAGGAGCTATCTAGTATGGGAGTTTCTTCTGGAAAGAAAGTCGTCGACGACGAAGATCTGCTCCGAACGCTGCTCGGAGACGATCCGCTGCAGACGGTTCGCGTGTTGAAGGAAGCTTTACTCGGCGGTACTTCTCCGGTGCGCATCGCGCAAATTTCCGCATTGGCAGCGGCGGAACGGATCGTCCGCTTCCATACGCAAAACGATTTCGGAGATTGGATTTCGGTACTGCATACGTTTACTCATGCTCACGCCGTTCACGAGGGCTTGATCCGTTCCGCCGATCCATGGATGGTTCGCGGCATTTTCCATACGGCGGCTACGATTTACCTCGACCGGTTCTTGAACATCCCGCCTGCTCCGAGACCGTCTGCCATTAGCGCCGCGGAAGAAGTTCCGCATCCCGAGGAGCTGCTCGATATTCTCGACAAGCAGCAGCAGGTGGCGCCGGCGGCGGCGTGGGCGATCCGTTATTTGCGCGG is a genomic window of Paenibacillus antri containing:
- a CDS encoding Rieske (2Fe-2S) protein, whose product is MNGWIQAGTVEELREQGPKLIKGGIVVFYHEDEVHALDNRCPHLGFPLHMGSLCNGIVTCHWHHARFDVCSGGTLDPWADDVPVHDSTVLEGLIWVNPNSRNGNQVKMYKDRLQNGLEQNIGLVIAKAIVGLLEAGVPETEIAAIGIEFGVKQRRQGWGSGLTILTAMANILPKLDKQGRILALFQGLLHTARDSAGSGTRFLLDPLPDTSVSEERLATWYRDCIEVRDTRGAERVLLTAMQKGADEKRLFSMMSMAATDHFYINGGHALDFHNKAFESLKHVGQEQRKYVLASLVPMFGDASRSEELHSWQSPVDLVQPLKEAFEELSSMGVSSGKKVVDDEDLLRTLLGDDPLQTVRVLKEALLGGTSPVRIAQISALAAAERIVRFHTQNDFGDWISVLHTFTHAHAVHEGLIRSADPWMVRGIFHTAATIYLDRFLNIPPAPRPSAISAAEEVPHPEELLDILDKQQQVAPAAAWAIRYLRGGGKPEPLFNVLGHALLREDAEFHSFQMFEAAAAEYDHWASESGAFAEKACETLILAMTRYLAAHAPTSRETPHTAKIAWRLHRGEKLFEEA
- a CDS encoding FIMAH domain-containing protein, translating into MIIIRSLIIRMICISLAVSVGITWHPGSTAAADASAMTPPQVPNAGFESIVEEFNIPGWTQVFGDGIEDVHYELSNEDPYEGGASLLLDDNNSSAGLGFESDPFPVSPGMFYLVSSMMKVERGSVGMYIQLYNEAGDKVAEKGMWTAAVSGEWVKSEISGLVPDDAATAKVLVYSSASGRARGYIDSIHVELKPWVENAGFEGAQTGASIPGWSQVFGTGEKDVYYEVSSSSYYEGTKSLLLDDNNAAVGLGFESAAIKVIPSVNYSLSVMTKVDRGALGIYARYYNSSGVKIGETGKFVSNNAWENQLIGFTPPVGTEAVRILIYSSASGRARGFADAVQIVRTTPSIGNEGFESDAVRMIPSDWTQTYGAGEQNVSFELSQANPYEGARSLLLDDNSATSLLGFESAHFPVEPGVSYSVSAMQKVERGSLALYARFFDETGAMIAESGNWMVPTDGHWAKSAVSAVVPAGAVTANVLIYSSSTGRARGYSDAVRVELNPIGTFENIGAVVEGMINEDAAIGVEDELAVIYTLFKGRGEVPATFAVIDALTREVLRSFPLPDVEAAWGVKIATDGRVYIGTHYDGGLYRYTPGTKDFEYLGRFGNETHVFSLAAGADGKMYAGTYPGGRLFEYDPVEGVIRDLGQPDPEQRYVRSLAYDASRDVLYVGVGGTKSRVFKRSSDGSMEELLAGRIPGGGDTYTWPYGISFAADRLFVKFSNGDLLILRAEDDAVEYYDPQGMDIHSERAIEVPDQPGRALFSYNTDYYVYDSGTVSFEKVTGVEGGTNFWDGKFVELGSPDWPGLTFVAAGRHGNIEYYNAATGIAHAKPASYSAPTLIQSIHNGPDGKIYVAGYMSGFTAYDPIVGSLSETNTLGQVESSAIRDGHMLLGAYAGSRILDFDPTLPWSESNPTQLFDLRPYAQDRPFAMQYAEDRDQLFVGNVPVPSSLQGALAVYDFQSDELEVMGNLIPNQSIVSLLYKDGLLYGGTTIFGGLGTSGPAEQEGKLFIYDPEIREVVFQTVPVQGRKGVTGLNVGPDGLIWGVAEDHIFTFDSASRKIVSSIAKLRRYKEGGTVWTYGFLQPGLDGNMYGTSRGQFFMVKPETMEFMLLNGNYGNYLQRDDYGSFYFSDNSSDLWKYTPPYGENMMELLTALKSARNKLQATTTGEQIGQVPIAPKQALQNAWDAANNVKSALYDDPQAIRSATDALNAAMVQFDLAIVTLRDVALHADNTETIRGESVTLSVYGITSLETPADVTFSEIEYKTVDPMVVDVAPDGTVTGRAAGTAAVWAEAVSQGVKYTTSPIEIQVVVSAESIRAWIDIYEGDGQLKHALAQQLRANLEQALHHKEMGNMEQSYKHLDDLVKHLNNPEKNSAVEEVAKATLEEDVAALKAIWSE